The Rouxiella sp. WC2420 region ATAGTACATCTGCAATTTTACCGGGTCAGCCGCATAGGCGGAAGTCGCCGAAATCAGCAGAACGGCAGTGGTCAAACGGGTCAAGCGCATCGCAACAGACATGTTATTCCCTTGAGTCATTGACATGGTGTGAAGTAAAAAATTTATAAATTAAACTGCTTGTTTTTCTTTTAGCACCAACACGTTTTCTTCGACGTGAATGCAGCGCTTGCCATTGGCGGTAGAGAAAAAATATTGCGCTGATGTCGGCCAATACAACCCAACCACGCAGCCTTCGCTCAAATGGCGCATTCCGGCAATCTTGACCGTTAAGCTCTGCTGACTTTGCGCGATTTGGCACACCACCAGCGTATCTGAGCCCATATATTCGTAACTTTTCACTTCAGCTTTAAGCTCGGCATTTTCGGGCGCGCAGAGTTGAATATCCTCGGCGCGCAGGCCAAGACTCAGCGTGGAAGCCAAATAGTTCTGCACTAACGGCGTGCCCAAATCACTCAAATAATGGCCTACACCACGACGTTCCAGCGGCAAAATATTCATTGGCGGCGCGCCAATAAACTGCGCAGCAAATACGGTTTGTGGATTGTTATAAAGATTGTCCGGGGTATCTTGCTGTTCAATCCTGCCGTCATTTAACAGAATGATTTTGTCGGCCATGCTCATGGCTTCGGTTTGATCGTGAGTGACGTAAATCATGGTCAGACCCAGTTTCTTTTGCAGCGCGCGAATTTCGCGACGCATACTTTGCCGCAGCTTGGCATCAAGGTTAGAAAGGGGTTCGTCCATTAAACACAGCTTGTTGTTGGCAATCACCGCCCGCCCCAAGGCCACACGCTGCTGCTGTCCACCGGAAAGCTGTGAGGGCAGTCTGTCGAGCAGCGTTTCCAGCTCCATCAGCTTTGCCACTTCTTCAAGCCGACTGGCAAAAAGCTGTTTGTTTTCTCCTCGCGCTTTTAACCCAAACAGCAGGTTTTCGCGCACGTTGAGATGAGGAAAAAGTGCATAAGACTGGAATACCATTGACAGTTTTCGCTGTGACGGACTCAACAGAGTCACGTCACGTTGCTGAAGATGAATCGAACCGCTATCAGCCGACTCAAGTCCGGCAATGGTTCTGAGCATGGTGGACTTTCCACAGCCTGAAGGACCCAGCAGAGCAACAAACTCGCCCTCCTGCACCTCAAAACTGATGTCGTTAAGCGCAGTTTTAGTGCCCCATCTCTTGCCAATATTATGAAGTGATAAAAAGCTCATCGGCGTCGCACGTTAGTGAAATGAATAATGGCAATAAGCTATCGAGGTTGGATGACTTTTTTATGACGACGAAATGACGCTTGCGCGATTAAAGGGGATTTTGCTCACAGTTGGAGTCAATTAGGACACTTTGCAGTGTCAATGAGCATTGCAGGGGTTATGGCAATACATCATCCAGAGCTAAACTCGCCGAAAGGAAAATTCATAAAATCTATCTATGTATTGTTTTAAACGGGCAAAAAAACATGAGTATTTTACCGCTAGAACTCACTCTCCCAAACACTGCCATTATTATTCAGAATCCTTGCCGCACTGGCTGCAATCCCTTCAGCCGGGTAATAACTGGCATAAGGAACATTTTTCGCCGGCCCACCAGTTTGGTGCCATCAACCACCGAAACAAAGCTGGAGATCGGTAATAGTGAATTCCATAAATATCTTTATAAACCGAAGAAATACTCCCCGCAGCCGCGAATTTACAGCGGTATCAAATTTGAAAATGCCACGGAACCCAGCCTTCAGATTAAAAAACCCTTCAAGTGCAATGGCGACACTTTTATTGATCCTAGTTTTTACAAATGGAAGGCACCAAAGGGTTCACAAATGAGAAACTGTTTATTTACCGCCCGCGACCACCCATTTAATTGGGATGATCCACAACTGGGTAATATTTGTATGAGTGGCTGCACCATCGAGGGTTTGTACAAAGATAACGTTGAGGGTGATATATCTTCACTCATTTCGCCGTGTCTTTCTGGCATAAAGATGAAACACTGCATACTTAACAATCTGATTTTCACTCTTAAATCAGTTGTCATCACCAGCAATGTCGATTTCAGCCATTCACGCTTCGACAATGTGACTTTTACCGGCAGCATGGCGGGGAGTGGTTTCCCCTACTATATTCGGGAAGCCAATTTTAAGAATATCTCGGCCAGCGGGCTGACTTTCAAAAACGTATCTCTCGAAAGTGATGTCAGTTTCAAAGGCGCA contains the following coding sequences:
- a CDS encoding ABC transporter ATP-binding protein, coding for MSFLSLHNIGKRWGTKTALNDISFEVQEGEFVALLGPSGCGKSTMLRTIAGLESADSGSIHLQQRDVTLLSPSQRKLSMVFQSYALFPHLNVRENLLFGLKARGENKQLFASRLEEVAKLMELETLLDRLPSQLSGGQQQRVALGRAVIANNKLCLMDEPLSNLDAKLRQSMRREIRALQKKLGLTMIYVTHDQTEAMSMADKIILLNDGRIEQQDTPDNLYNNPQTVFAAQFIGAPPMNILPLERRGVGHYLSDLGTPLVQNYLASTLSLGLRAEDIQLCAPENAELKAEVKSYEYMGSDTLVVCQIAQSQQSLTVKIAGMRHLSEGCVVGLYWPTSAQYFFSTANGKRCIHVEENVLVLKEKQAV